The proteins below come from a single Papaver somniferum cultivar HN1 chromosome 11, ASM357369v1, whole genome shotgun sequence genomic window:
- the LOC113320644 gene encoding tRNase Z TRZ3, mitochondrial-like, with protein sequence MTKLKPGDISAIYFLELPEIIGKFDPKKAMALGLKPGFKFRDLQLGKSVPSDDPKISQLVQVHPNDVMGPSVAGPIVLLVDCPTLSHSQQLVSLHSLGSYYNGEKIVSCVIHLSPSSVTLTEEYQTWMRRFGGAQHIMAGHEKKNIEIPILKSTAKMAARLNYLCPNFFPSCGFLARPNFHDAEQDIIASNLVAVPNPSKIVAAENLLKFHLRPSSHYGLNKSAIPKLGSHAEVIDDLLLEIPEIADAAIEVSNFWNKSGSNIPSCLENITREEMEIVFLGTGSSQPSSYRNVSSFFINLFSKGSLLLDCGEGTLGQLRRRSSHWSGKYSCPSMPIVKRYKSRKDTCYCTNTTEGFLRCTPICRGSRYAVHLLWANNGCSVGGL encoded by the exons ATGACAAAGCTGAAGCCTGGTGATATTTCTGCTATATATTTTTTGGAACTACCCGAAATCATTGGAAAGTTTGACCCAAAGAAAGCTATGGCGCTTGGACTAAAACCGGGATTTAAATTCCGTGATCTGCAACTTGGAAAATCAGTCCCTTCAGATGATCCAAAAATATCACAGTTG gttcaggttcatcCAAATGATGTAATGGGTCCCTCAGTTGCTGGCCCGATTGTCCTTCTTGTGGATTGCCCTACCCTCTCTCATTCGCAACAATTGGTATCCCTACATTCTCTCGGTAGTTACTACAATGGTGAGAAGATTGTGAGTTGTGTTATTCACTTGAGTCCATCATCTGTTACACTGACCGAGGAGTATCAAACTTGGATGAGAAGATTCGGCGGAGCCCAACACATTATGGCTGGACATGAAAA AAAAAACATAGAGATCCCAATTCTGAAATCAACTGCAAAGATGGCAGCTCGACTTAACTACCTTTGTCCCAACTTCTTTCCATCATGTGGATTTTTGGCTCGTCCGAATTTTCACGATGCTGAACAAGATATCATCGCGTCAAATTTG GTTGCTGTCCCAAATCCATCTAAAATTGTTGCTGCTGAAAATCTTCTCAAG TTCCATTTGCGTCCATCTTCACATTATGGGTTGAATAAATCCGCCATACCGAAGTTGGGGAGCCATGCAGAGGTCATTGATGATCTTCTCTTAGAAATTCCTGAGATAGCAGATGCTGCCATTGAAGTTAGCAATTTTTGGAATAAGTCTGGATCTAATATCCCTAGTTGTTTGGAGAACATCACCAGAGAAGAAATGGAGATTGTTTTTCTAGGAACAGGATCATCCCAGCCTTCAAGTTATCGGAATGTTAGTTCATTCTTCATTAATCTTTTCTCCAAAGGAAGTCTGCTCTTAGATTGTGGTGAGGGAACTCTAGGACAATTGAGAAGAAG ATCATCACACTGGTCTGGCAAGTATTCTTGCCCATCGATGCCGATTGTTAAAAGGTACAAGTCAAGAAAAGATACTTGTTATTGCACCAATACAACTGAAGGGTTTCTTAGATGCACACCAATCTGCCGAGGATCTAGATATGCAGTTCATTTATTGTGGGCAAACAATGGATGCTCAGTGGGAGGGCTTTGA
- the LOC113320645 gene encoding tRNAse Z TRZ4, mitochondrial-like, which produces MEENGESGRLDYNKRRAEGGDRKDDEPKVQKLNSDQKTKKGNPLSTTCYVQILGTGLDTQDTPSILLFFDDQRGCSGSVLSTGLSYPRYIPFSCLLRNYRWTSRSFLDFGWERK; this is translated from the exons ATGGAGGAAAATGGTGAATCTGGTCGACTTGATTATAATAAAAGAAGAGCCGAAGGTGGAGATAGAAAGGATGATGAGCCGAAAGTTCAGAAATTAAACAGTGATCAAAAAACGAAAAAAGGAAACCCTCTCAGCACCACCTGCTATGTTCAG ATATTGGGAACTGGATTGGATACTCAAGATACACCATCGATTTTGCTCTTCTTCGATGACCAGAG GGGTTGCAGCGGTTCTGTACTGAGCACGGGATTAAGTTATCCAAG ATATATTCCTTTCTCGTGTCTGCTCAGAAACTACAGGTGGACTAGCAG GTCTTTTCTTGACTTTGGCTGGGAAAGGAAATAA
- the LOC113320640 gene encoding probable LRR receptor-like serine/threonine-protein kinase At1g67720 isoform X1 has product MEKLYLLIVMSICSLLCIQTSNAQMSGFVSLNCGGKENFTDSIGLEWKSDNRFSLGERATISVPNETRRQYMSVRYFPDDARRKYCYTLDVNPRTRYLIRTTFLYGNFDNSNVYPKFDISLGATHWSTIVISDVDTIEVRELIVLASSPSISVCLSNATTGQPFISTIELRPFNGSIYLTERETEFFLAVSARINFGALSPDPIRYPDDPFDRLWMSDSLQKANYLVDVAPGTKKVSTNMPITVDRAERPPEKVMQTAVVGTNGSLTYRLNLDGFPGFGWAVSYFAEIEDLSPNDTRKFHFKVPGMPDLSKPTVDIQENAKGMYALYEPGFTNLSFPFVFNFEFARASDSTRGPLLNAIEINRYLEINSGSVDETVMASLVSRHSLADWAREGGDPCLPVPWSWLRCNSDPQPKIISITLSKKYLTGSIPVEFTKLEGLVELWLDGNSFTGPIPDFTASKDLKIIHLENNLLTGEMPSSLANLQKLKELYLQDNMLSGTIPSGLLLNPKLLFNYSGNPDLDREGDKGHRLSIIVGVSVGAAVLLLAAVIFFLLCRERKRQSQTDDVSSRMTTRRLVSSLSDTSIDAAYCFAYADIETATKRFEKKVGSGGFGMVYFGKMKDGTEVAVKVLTSNSFQGKKEFTNEVTLLSRIHHRNLVQFLGYCQEEGKSILVYEFMHNGTLKEHLYGPLTREKSVSWMKRLEIAEDAAKGIEYLHTGCVPTIIHRDLKSSNILLDKNMKAKISDFGLSKFAIDGSTHVSSIVRGTIGYLDPEYYISQQLTDKSDVYSFGVILLELISGQEAISNKNFGANCHNIIQWARTQIESGNIQGIIDPSLQNEYNIQSIWKIAEKALMCVQAHGSMRPSISEVLKEIQDAILIEKEASLANRGGNSDDMSKISSNSSYNLGLMELGTADQYHSFEESNFQPAAR; this is encoded by the exons ATGGAAAAGCTTTACTTATTGATTGTGATGTCAATTTGTTCTCTTCTTTGCATTCAGACTAGCAATGCTCAAATGTCAG GTTTTGTGAGCTTGAATTGTGGTGGTAAAGAGAATTTCACTGACAGTATAGGGCTTGAATGGAAATCTGATAATCGGTTTTCGCTTGGTGAACGGGCAACGATATCAGTTCCGAATGAGACACGGAGACAATACATGTCAGTGCGATATTTCCCGGATGATGCAAGAAGAAAGTATTGTTATACGCTTGATGTGAACCCAAGAACTCGGTATCTTATAAGAACAACTTTCTTATATGGGAATTTTGATAATAGTAATGTGTACCCAAAGTTTGATATTTCACTTGGGGCGACTCATTGGTCGACGATTGTCATTTCAGATGTTGATACTATAGAGGTTAGAGAGTTGATTGTTTTGGCTAGTTCACCTTCAATTAGTGTGTGTTTGTCTAATGCTACAACTGGGCAACCATTTATCTCTACTATTGAGCTTCGGCCTTTTAATGGTTCAATTTATTTAACTGAACGTGAAACTGAGTTCTTTCTTGCCGTATCTGCAAGAATAAACTTTGGTGCATTGAGTCCGGATCCAATCAG GTATCCCGATGACCCTTTTGATAGATTATGGATGTCAGACTCTCTGCAGAAAGCAAATTACCTTGTTGATGTGGCTCCCGGAACTAAGAAAGTATCCACTAATATGCCTATCACTGTTGATAGAGCTGAGAGGCCCCCTGAGAAAGTGATGCAGACGGCTGTAGTTGGTACAAATGGGTCGTTAACTTACCGGTTGAACCTGGATGGTTTCCCAGGTTTTGGATGGGCAGTCTCTTACTTTGCTGAAATTGAAGATTTGAGTCCAAATGATACCAGGAAGTTTCACTTTAAAGTCCCAGGCATGCCTGATCTCAGCAAACCCACGGTTGACATCCAAGAAAATGCCAAAGGAATGTATGCGTTGTATGAACCAGGATTTACAAACTTATCATTCCCTTTTGTATTCAATTTTGAATTTGCAAGGGCTTCTGATTCGACCAGGGGACCCCTCTTAAATGCTATAGAGATAAACAGATACTTGGAAATAAACTCTGGTTCTGTAGACG AAACGGTTATGGCTAGTTTAGTTTCACGGCACTCGTTAGCTGATTGGGCAAGAGAAGGTGGTGACCCATGCTTGCCTGTTCCATGGTCATGGCTGCGATGCAACTCTGACCCACAACCAAAGATTATCTCAAT TACTTTGTCTAAGAAATATTTGACAGGGAGCATTCCGGTGGAGTTCACAAAGTTGGAGGGATTGGTTGAGCT GTGGCTTGATGGAAACTCGTTTACCGGTCCAATACCTGATTTTACTGCAAGTAAAGATTTAAAGATCAT CCATCTGGAGAACAACCTCTTGACTGGGGAGATGCCTTCATCTTTGGCGAACCTACAAAAATTGAAGGAATT GTACCTGCAGGACAATATGTTGTCTGGAACTATTCCTTCAGGCCTtctcctaaacccaaaattgctTTTTAA CTACTCTGGAAACCCCGATCTTGACAGAGAAGGAGATAAAGGGCACCGCTTGAGCATTATTGTTGGTGTATCAGTTGGGGCTGCTGTTCTGCTTTTAGCTGCTGTGATCTTTTTCTTACTCTGTAGGGAAAGGAAAAGGCAAAGCCAGACAG ATGATGTTTCGAGTCGCATGACAACTCGGCGACTAGTTTCTTCCCTAAGTGACACATCCATAGATGCTGCATACTGCTTTGCTTATGCTGATATAGAAACAGCAACCAAGAGATTCGAGAAGAAAGTTGGTTCTGGGGGATTTGGAATGGTGTACTTTGGAAAGATGAAAGATGGAACCGAAGTTGCAGTCAAAGTTTTAACAAGTAATTCTTTCCAAGGAAAGAAAGAATTTACAAATGAG GTAACTTTGCTTTCAAGAATACATCATAGAAACTTGGTACAGTTCCTTGGCTACTGTCAAGAAGAAGGGAAAAGTATACTTGTTTACGAATTCATGCATAATGGAACTCTGAAGGAACATCTTTATG GACCTTTAACACGGGAGAAAAGTGTCAGCTGGATGAAGCGGCTCGAGATTGCTGAAGATGCTGCAAAAG GTATTGAGTACCTTCATACAGGCTGTGTTCCAACCATTATACACAGAGATCTGAAAAGCAGCAACATCCTTCTTGACAAAAAtatgaaagcaaaaatatcagatTTTGGTCTTTCAAAGTTTGCAATAGATGGATCAACTCATGTATCAAGCATAGTTCGGGGGACCATTGGGTATTTAGATCCTGA GTATTACATTTCTCAACAATTAACAGACAAGAGCGACGTATATAGTTTCGGTGTCATTCTTCTTGAGCTGATTTCAGGTCAAGAGGCCATATCTAACAAAAATTTCGGTGCTAATTGCCATAACATCATCCAATGG GCAAGGACACAAATTGAAAGTGGGAACATACAAGGAATAATCGACCCGTCACTGCAAAATGAATACAACATACAATCAATCTGGAAGATTGCCGAAAAAGCATTAATGTGTGTCCAAGCCCACGGAAGTATGAGACCATCTATATCAGAAGTTCTCAAAGAGATTCAAGATGCGATTTTAATTGAGAAGGAAGCAAGTTTAGCCAACCGAGGAGGTAATTCCGACGACATGTCAAAGATTTCTTCCAACTCCTCGTATAATTTGGGACTAATGGAGCTTGGCACTGCTGACCAATATCATTCATTCGAAGAGTCCAATTTCCAACCAGCTGCCAGATAA
- the LOC113320640 gene encoding probable LRR receptor-like serine/threonine-protein kinase At1g67720 isoform X2, which translates to MRQLLRRIWSSRLKKRVTVQQSKLLKLGVVNILGMGHIGSSSHILVRGFVSLNCGGKENFTDSIGLEWKSDNRFSLGERATISVPNETRRQYMSVRYFPDDARRKYCYTLDVNPRTRYLIRTTFLYGNFDNSNVYPKFDISLGATHWSTIVISDVDTIEVRELIVLASSPSISVCLSNATTGQPFISTIELRPFNGSIYLTERETEFFLAVSARINFGALSPDPIRYPDDPFDRLWMSDSLQKANYLVDVAPGTKKVSTNMPITVDRAERPPEKVMQTAVVGTNGSLTYRLNLDGFPGFGWAVSYFAEIEDLSPNDTRKFHFKVPGMPDLSKPTVDIQENAKGMYALYEPGFTNLSFPFVFNFEFARASDSTRGPLLNAIEINRYLEINSGSVDETVMASLVSRHSLADWAREGGDPCLPVPWSWLRCNSDPQPKIISITLSKKYLTGSIPVEFTKLEGLVELWLDGNSFTGPIPDFTASKDLKIIHLENNLLTGEMPSSLANLQKLKELYLQDNMLSGTIPSGLLLNPKLLFNYSGNPDLDREGDKGHRLSIIVGVSVGAAVLLLAAVIFFLLCRERKRQSQTDDVSSRMTTRRLVSSLSDTSIDAAYCFAYADIETATKRFEKKVGSGGFGMVYFGKMKDGTEVAVKVLTSNSFQGKKEFTNEVTLLSRIHHRNLVQFLGYCQEEGKSILVYEFMHNGTLKEHLYGPLTREKSVSWMKRLEIAEDAAKGIEYLHTGCVPTIIHRDLKSSNILLDKNMKAKISDFGLSKFAIDGSTHVSSIVRGTIGYLDPEYYISQQLTDKSDVYSFGVILLELISGQEAISNKNFGANCHNIIQWARTQIESGNIQGIIDPSLQNEYNIQSIWKIAEKALMCVQAHGSMRPSISEVLKEIQDAILIEKEASLANRGGNSDDMSKISSNSSYNLGLMELGTADQYHSFEESNFQPAAR; encoded by the exons ATGAG GCAACTTTTGAGGAGAATATGGTCGAGCAGGCTGAAAAAAAGAGTCACAGTACAACAAAGCAAGCTATTGAAGTTGGGGGTGGTGAATATCCTCGGGATGGGGCATATCGGGTCATCCTCACACATTTTAGTCAGAG GTTTTGTGAGCTTGAATTGTGGTGGTAAAGAGAATTTCACTGACAGTATAGGGCTTGAATGGAAATCTGATAATCGGTTTTCGCTTGGTGAACGGGCAACGATATCAGTTCCGAATGAGACACGGAGACAATACATGTCAGTGCGATATTTCCCGGATGATGCAAGAAGAAAGTATTGTTATACGCTTGATGTGAACCCAAGAACTCGGTATCTTATAAGAACAACTTTCTTATATGGGAATTTTGATAATAGTAATGTGTACCCAAAGTTTGATATTTCACTTGGGGCGACTCATTGGTCGACGATTGTCATTTCAGATGTTGATACTATAGAGGTTAGAGAGTTGATTGTTTTGGCTAGTTCACCTTCAATTAGTGTGTGTTTGTCTAATGCTACAACTGGGCAACCATTTATCTCTACTATTGAGCTTCGGCCTTTTAATGGTTCAATTTATTTAACTGAACGTGAAACTGAGTTCTTTCTTGCCGTATCTGCAAGAATAAACTTTGGTGCATTGAGTCCGGATCCAATCAG GTATCCCGATGACCCTTTTGATAGATTATGGATGTCAGACTCTCTGCAGAAAGCAAATTACCTTGTTGATGTGGCTCCCGGAACTAAGAAAGTATCCACTAATATGCCTATCACTGTTGATAGAGCTGAGAGGCCCCCTGAGAAAGTGATGCAGACGGCTGTAGTTGGTACAAATGGGTCGTTAACTTACCGGTTGAACCTGGATGGTTTCCCAGGTTTTGGATGGGCAGTCTCTTACTTTGCTGAAATTGAAGATTTGAGTCCAAATGATACCAGGAAGTTTCACTTTAAAGTCCCAGGCATGCCTGATCTCAGCAAACCCACGGTTGACATCCAAGAAAATGCCAAAGGAATGTATGCGTTGTATGAACCAGGATTTACAAACTTATCATTCCCTTTTGTATTCAATTTTGAATTTGCAAGGGCTTCTGATTCGACCAGGGGACCCCTCTTAAATGCTATAGAGATAAACAGATACTTGGAAATAAACTCTGGTTCTGTAGACG AAACGGTTATGGCTAGTTTAGTTTCACGGCACTCGTTAGCTGATTGGGCAAGAGAAGGTGGTGACCCATGCTTGCCTGTTCCATGGTCATGGCTGCGATGCAACTCTGACCCACAACCAAAGATTATCTCAAT TACTTTGTCTAAGAAATATTTGACAGGGAGCATTCCGGTGGAGTTCACAAAGTTGGAGGGATTGGTTGAGCT GTGGCTTGATGGAAACTCGTTTACCGGTCCAATACCTGATTTTACTGCAAGTAAAGATTTAAAGATCAT CCATCTGGAGAACAACCTCTTGACTGGGGAGATGCCTTCATCTTTGGCGAACCTACAAAAATTGAAGGAATT GTACCTGCAGGACAATATGTTGTCTGGAACTATTCCTTCAGGCCTtctcctaaacccaaaattgctTTTTAA CTACTCTGGAAACCCCGATCTTGACAGAGAAGGAGATAAAGGGCACCGCTTGAGCATTATTGTTGGTGTATCAGTTGGGGCTGCTGTTCTGCTTTTAGCTGCTGTGATCTTTTTCTTACTCTGTAGGGAAAGGAAAAGGCAAAGCCAGACAG ATGATGTTTCGAGTCGCATGACAACTCGGCGACTAGTTTCTTCCCTAAGTGACACATCCATAGATGCTGCATACTGCTTTGCTTATGCTGATATAGAAACAGCAACCAAGAGATTCGAGAAGAAAGTTGGTTCTGGGGGATTTGGAATGGTGTACTTTGGAAAGATGAAAGATGGAACCGAAGTTGCAGTCAAAGTTTTAACAAGTAATTCTTTCCAAGGAAAGAAAGAATTTACAAATGAG GTAACTTTGCTTTCAAGAATACATCATAGAAACTTGGTACAGTTCCTTGGCTACTGTCAAGAAGAAGGGAAAAGTATACTTGTTTACGAATTCATGCATAATGGAACTCTGAAGGAACATCTTTATG GACCTTTAACACGGGAGAAAAGTGTCAGCTGGATGAAGCGGCTCGAGATTGCTGAAGATGCTGCAAAAG GTATTGAGTACCTTCATACAGGCTGTGTTCCAACCATTATACACAGAGATCTGAAAAGCAGCAACATCCTTCTTGACAAAAAtatgaaagcaaaaatatcagatTTTGGTCTTTCAAAGTTTGCAATAGATGGATCAACTCATGTATCAAGCATAGTTCGGGGGACCATTGGGTATTTAGATCCTGA GTATTACATTTCTCAACAATTAACAGACAAGAGCGACGTATATAGTTTCGGTGTCATTCTTCTTGAGCTGATTTCAGGTCAAGAGGCCATATCTAACAAAAATTTCGGTGCTAATTGCCATAACATCATCCAATGG GCAAGGACACAAATTGAAAGTGGGAACATACAAGGAATAATCGACCCGTCACTGCAAAATGAATACAACATACAATCAATCTGGAAGATTGCCGAAAAAGCATTAATGTGTGTCCAAGCCCACGGAAGTATGAGACCATCTATATCAGAAGTTCTCAAAGAGATTCAAGATGCGATTTTAATTGAGAAGGAAGCAAGTTTAGCCAACCGAGGAGGTAATTCCGACGACATGTCAAAGATTTCTTCCAACTCCTCGTATAATTTGGGACTAATGGAGCTTGGCACTGCTGACCAATATCATTCATTCGAAGAGTCCAATTTCCAACCAGCTGCCAGATAA